Genomic window (Vigna radiata var. radiata cultivar VC1973A chromosome 1, Vradiata_ver6, whole genome shotgun sequence):
tttattttcagtGAATATGTGACTTTcaacacaaaataattaataaatactcatttttttaatttaaataagtggTTATTCCTCCAAATAATTAAGCACATTTTTTTAGCCTTATCATGTAAAATTGTCTTGTACGGTTAAGACAATAATTTACCAATAATTCTTGAAGAAAAGAGGTTTGTCCAAAGCTATGTttcacaaaaattcaaatcctTGAATGAAACACTCtcctcaataaaaaaatttcaatattattttctttttatatgttatCCTTCACAAATCACAATCACTTTGATGTTTTCTTTACTTACGAATTACTCCATAAATAAACTCGTCATgtctttcaaattaaaatataaactatagaTTTTTGATAATAAAGCACTCATCAATTATTGTTAAATCAACTAAACTGTCACATCTCGCATAAACAACATATCTTAAAggtttattatactttttatctttattttctcaatttattgcaatttttgtttccaaatttCTGTAatgttatacatttttatttcatttttatatttgtattatagCTAAAAACCAACAATGCTTCCTAAtgatttaaactttatatatatatatatatatatatatatatatatatatatatatatatatatatataatataatataatataagttataTTAAGAAGTTTCAGAAATAGTTGAAACAATATACTTTGTCAATTATTTCTCTATATGTTAAGTACATACATTGTTCATGTAAAATGAATCAATTATTTAAGTGTGACTTATTACCTTATGAAATCAAAGTGAAAGACTTAAAAGCGAGGTATATCTATTACCTTAATTATACCATGcaactaataaaaaatgaaatatgatgTGGACATAAAATTgttccataatttttttacagaaaaaaaaataaaattatttttgtaagttaaaattagtttacgaacaaattaaaaagaaataaaaaattacataaaagggtatcaataaatataaacttatatatttaaagagattaattttgttttttcttaaatcttttaTTGAGAAGTtcatagaaaaatgtttataatattatatccTCGGCACcttttttcttcaccaacttACACATTAATTGAAGATAACTTTCATGGAACTGATCTTCATGCAGAACAGAAGCTATATATCTTTCATATGGGCCAAAAgactattatttaatatatttcaatgtAAATTAACTTCTAAGTTTAAGCTTTATACCTATAACATTTACAATGAAAAAATTgggtttaaatatattttggtgaAGGTAtagtacattatttttttatttccttatttgattttttttccttctttattttgtttcttgatattttgttttagtatttatgatatatttgttgaaattttttcttgtaACATTCAATAATTTGCTTCTAGTTTCTACCATTTCTTTCAAGGGGTAATTCAAatgttaatgaaattaaaatattaatgtgaATATGTGATATGTATAAGTAGAAGATCATgtagataattttttcatatgatAACGAGGAGCAGCACTGCatgtatatagttttgttttaaGTTATGTTGTGAAAAAAGTAAATACAATGTATATttggtgttaaaataatttggtttattatttttggaaaacaatattatatattgtaaatattttagtGGCATGGTCGGCTACTGTTTAGCTAATTAACACGATTAATAGTATAATACATGTTATTTAGGATTGttacaaaatgtatttttacACAAAATTTTTGACCttttttagtatttcttttaacaGTTTACTATCGCTATAGAAGGagatttcaataattttttgcatatttaaatatttataaatatataatcacATGATATTATTCTAATCCCACttgattataatttctttaatattgacaaaatttctcaaatatttatagtgttataaatatatatagttactataattaattacaatagttataaaaaattaaatccatgactttcttaaaagaaaatgaccTAAATAAtacaaagtttaaaaatatgtgaaaaaaaaaatggtatagagaaaaaaacataattaatctactatttttaataattgatttatgtaaatataaataataaatcacatACTTTTCTTCCCCTCATTCGTATCAATGCATGTTAGCTAGGTCTGGACCTATGGCTATTAATTTGAGTCCGTCCAATTTATTGATTCATTTGTAGGCCAACACACTTTTGAGTTCGCCTAGGTTAGGTCTATTTAATCTTAGactaaaatttattcttttttaatttttttttaaatatacctgaatatcaaaataagttaaaaaaataaaaacgttatttaacaacttaataaaataaatttagtgaatgcaatatagattaaaaatatagataGATTATCACTTGTACCATAAAgtgggaaaaaaaaatctataaaatagtGTTACGTAAatgataatgatactttaataatagttttaataacattttaacattgtttatgtgtgattttataattagtttaaaattacaccacaatcaataatattaatcataaatatcaatgtaaaccaataacaaaataacatgtaaataatgtcaaaatataataaaaaatgttataaaaatataattgtactAATACAAATaagataatgataaataaatgtaCGTTAGACATTTAAAGCCAACTAGTCCATTCTATTATTGATAAGtctaacttaaataatattacgaGTTTAATGATTATGAACAGTATACAAACtgttattttatcatttcatcaaaatatggttaatatattttttaagataattagtAAGAATTTTACAAACTTATCAAATGTCAtgatttatgtttaaataattgtataaaactatgtaattacaaataaattacataccgatatataatttatataacattttctAAAAGCATTGTTATATAACATCAAGGTAAATTTAACACGAGACAATGCAAACAAATATCGAgctaaaaaacaaacaaatattaagatCTCACAAAATTTTGATTCGAGAAAACTCAAGAAGAGATAATACGTCATTTACCATCTTAATCCATGTTAAACATAAATCTAGCACAAGACAAAATTCATATGTAACATGTCTTAAAAAGAGCCATTGCATTATAAAATGAAGTTATACAACAAGATATATTGatttaatgaaaaactaaataatattaaatcacATTAAACACAAATCTAGCACAAGACACAACATGAAGTAAAGTTTAACGTTAAATCCTCGTTACCTTATTAATATACGTTCACATTTAATACCTAAACAAAATTACCTTAGAAAAATGTATGTAGTGAGATTTGGCAACTGATTTTATATGCTTTTGAAAAAGAAGACAAATAAATGAGAATGAGTTAAATCTAAAAAGAAGATGGTGCAGTTAAAtctattgtttataataaattgtaatgGTTTAGAGAGGATTTAAGTaacatttatgttaattaatttatctataaaCCAAGCTAAACCATTGGCATTCATTGATAATGGAAGAAAACCACAGTCAAACAACCTCTCCCAATCAGCATCTTCAGTCAAAGAAGCTCTTTTCAATCACCAAATCTCACTGTGGATGCATACACAGCTCCAAAACAACaccaacaatttcttttttaaccTTCTTCCACCCATTTATCTCTCTCTGCACTTTTTATCTCTGCATTTTCTCACATCCCACAAGTCAATGGCACCATTCCAACAGTGTTAGACCAAAACCCCACCATAAAAATCAAACCTTTCCCCCACCCCACAACCCCCTTTCCCCTCCATGGATCGCAGCTACACGTTTTCCTCTTCGTTCCTTCTGCTAACTCTGTTGGGGTTTCACGTGTTCCTCGCTTCGTCGCAGGTCGAGGACGATGTCAAATGCCTCCGTGGCATCAAAGAAGCTGTTTTGGATCCGCAGGGCCACCTCTCCCCGTGGCGTTTCGACAACACCACCGTTGGTTTCATCTGCGACTTCGTGGGTGTGACTTGCTGGAACCAAAGGGAGAACCGGGTCTTGAGTTTGGACTTCCAAGATTTCAAACTTTCGGGTCGGATTCCCGAGGCTTTGCAGTACTGTGGGAAGAGCCTTCAAAGGTTGAATCTTGCTTCAAATTCTTTCTCCTCCGAGATCCCGCACGAGATCTGTAAGTGGATGCCGTTTTTGGTTGCTCTAGATTTGTCTGGTAATCAGCTCTCTGGGCCTATTCCTCCCACACTTGTGAATTGTTCATATTTGAATGAGTTGATGTTGTCGGATAACCAGCTCTCTGGGTCAATCCCCTTTGAGCTGGGGAGTTTGAGTAGGCTCAAGAAGTTTTCTGTGGCCAATAATAGACTAAGTGGGACAATTCCTGAGTTTTTCCATGGGTTTGAAAGGGAGGGTTTTGAGGGGAACAGTGGGTTATGTGGGGGTCCTCTCGGATCCAAGTGTGGTGGGATGAGTAAGAAGAACCTTGCTATTATCATTGCTGCTGGGGTGTTTGGTGCTGCTGCTTCATTGTTGCTGGCTTTTGGCCTGTGGTGGTGGTACCATTTGggtgggaagaagaagaagaagggataTGGGGTTGGTTCTAGCGTGGGTGCTGCTGGTGATTGGGCTTTGAGGCTAAGAGGGTATAAGCTTGTGCAAGTTAGTCTCTTTCAGAAGCCTATTGTAAAGGTGAAGTTGGGGGATTTGATGGCTGCTACCAATAATTTCAGTGGGCAGAATGTTCTTTTTGCGACAAGAACAGGGACAACGTACAAGGCTGATCTCCCAGATGGTTCCACGCTAGCAGTAAAGCGCTTGAGTGCATGTAGGATTGGGGAGAAGCAGTTTGGGATGGAGATGAACCGGTTGGGGCAGGTTAGGCACCCAAATTTGGCTCCTCTGTTGGGGTACTGTGTGGTGGAGGAGGAGAAGTTGTTGGTTTACAAGCACATGTCTAATGGAACTTTGTATTCCTTGTTGCACAAGAATGGTGGGGTGCTGGATTGGTTGATGAGGTTCAGGATTGGGTTAGGAGCTGCAAGGGGGCTTGCATGGCTGCACCATGGCTGCCACCCTCCCATTATACAGCAGAACATTTGCTCCAATGTGATTCTTGTTGACGAGGAGTTTGATGCTCGGTTGATGGACTTTGGGCTAGCCAGGCTCATGGCTTCAGACTCAAATGGTAGTTTTGTGAATG
Coding sequences:
- the LOC106773853 gene encoding inactive LRR receptor-like serine/threonine-protein kinase BIR2, whose protein sequence is MDRSYTFSSSFLLLTLLGFHVFLASSQVEDDVKCLRGIKEAVLDPQGHLSPWRFDNTTVGFICDFVGVTCWNQRENRVLSLDFQDFKLSGRIPEALQYCGKSLQRLNLASNSFSSEIPHEICKWMPFLVALDLSGNQLSGPIPPTLVNCSYLNELMLSDNQLSGSIPFELGSLSRLKKFSVANNRLSGTIPEFFHGFEREGFEGNSGLCGGPLGSKCGGMSKKNLAIIIAAGVFGAAASLLLAFGLWWWYHLGGKKKKKGYGVGSSVGAAGDWALRLRGYKLVQVSLFQKPIVKVKLGDLMAATNNFSGQNVLFATRTGTTYKADLPDGSTLAVKRLSACRIGEKQFGMEMNRLGQVRHPNLAPLLGYCVVEEEKLLVYKHMSNGTLYSLLHKNGGVLDWLMRFRIGLGAARGLAWLHHGCHPPIIQQNICSNVILVDEEFDARLMDFGLARLMASDSNGSFVNGDLGEIGYIAPEYPSTLVASLKGDVYGFGVLLLELVTGQKPLDVSNGDEEFKGSLVDWVNMHSSLGRIKDCIDKAICGRGHDEEILQFLKIALNCVVSRPKDRWSMYQVYHSLKGLSKDQSFFEHDDDFPLIFGKPENEAGQ